A single window of Ctenopharyngodon idella isolate HZGC_01 chromosome 24, HZGC01, whole genome shotgun sequence DNA harbors:
- the rpp25a gene encoding ribonuclease P protein subunit p25a — MFMPSRELHDNTQSICTTSVQPSQLNSTNFTGSPNKPKQGGFRKVCSTGEPIPCPIPGLASEVLEMRVKEGSKIRNLLGFAISRFQGDGNTAPTSQVLFSGTGRAVTKTITCAEIMKRKVQGLHQVSKLQYRTVTEVWESQESGPVQMTIHRTLPSICILLSKEPLDPQEPGYQPPVETLSEESKWADGPHGSGKPEKRPPSPCSHDLPSLKRAALGQDKVAAFEPVKKC, encoded by the coding sequence atgtttatgccGAGCAGAGAGCTGCATGATAACACACAATCTATATGTACCACATCTGTCCAACCCTCCCAACTGAATTCCACAAACTTTACTGGATCTCCTAACAAACCAAAGCAAGGTGGATTCAGGAAGGTCTGCTCCACTGGAGAACCAATCCCATGTCCAATCCCAGGACTGGCATCTGAGGTGCTGGAAATGCGTGTGAAGGAAGGTAGCAAGATTAGGAACCTTTTGGGTTTTGCCATATCTCGATTTCAAGGCGACGGAAACACGGCTCCAACGTCTCAGGTTCTGTTCAGTGGGACAGGACGGGCTGTGACCAAAACAATCACCTGTGCAGAGATAATGAAACGGAAAGTACAGGGCTTACACCAGGTGTCAAAGCTCCAGTACAGGACAGTGACTGAGGTGTGGGAGAGTCAGGAGAGTGGCCCAGTTCAGATGACCATACACAGAACTCTTCCTTCCATTTGCATTCTTCTGTCCAAAGAACCACTGGACCCGCAGGAGCCGGGATATCAGCCTCCAGTCGAAACTCTCTCGGAGGAAAGCAAATGGGCAGATGGACCGCATGGGAGTGGAAAGCCAGAAAAAAGACCACCGAGTCCTTGTTCTCATGATCTTCCCAGTCTTAAAAGAGCTGCTCTGGGACAGGACAAAGTTGCAGCTTTCGAACCAgtgaaaaaatgttaa